The segment gaagagaagaaagtaGAGAGCAACTTGTAGTTGAGAGTTTGCACAAGATGGTATCAGCAGGCCTGGAGTAAATGCAGAGTATCAGATTAGAGACTACCGTTTAACAatgcttgtctgtctgtgcagtgCAAAGATGTGGCTCTGCTGCTTCATTTGCACCTACGGTGTCGTGTCAGCGTGAGTAGATCTCACATAGCACATGATTTAAAACGTTCAAAACTCATACGCTGCATCTACAGTTCATCTATTGGGTGATAACACGGTATAACTGCGTGTAGCTGTGAAGTGGAAAGTACCAAAATAAGGGATTGAAGATTTTTGTGATGACCTTATAAGGCATAATAGTGGACGAGTTAGTGCTGAACATCAGTTTGATTAATATCATGGTTATCTTCATCTTGCACCAGCCACTGAAGTACATAAGTGTCATGTTGTGAAGCAAAGAAATCATTAGAATATGCAGTCAGCTGctttcacagtttatttattaacacttggcttaaaaaaaataactacacTTTCTGGATTCATGGcccataaaaataaactgacaagTATCAAGTCAGTATTTACAGTCTTAAACTGCGATATGAGGTACTCCATGTCCTTGTGTAATACTGCATTTAGCatacaagtacagtatgttcagtgTATTATTGTCTCAGTTATGTTGCTGTGGTATCTTTGTCTTTAGTGTTGAGTGTTTAAACATCATTCTGGTCTATTTCACTTAGATcttgttttccagttttcaaTCATTTTTGAcggtatttaaaatgtacaaagttAAGTTCCGGTTCTAGTAAAGCGGCAGTGCTTCTATAACAAAGTCAGTTTTGGCAGGGATCATGGGGAGGCACGTGAAAAGGCAGGTTGTAAATAAAGCTGGAGTTGTTCGTTGTTATTTTTAAGAGAACATGATgaattgtaaaatgtttacCTAAGCTGTATGTTGTAAACCTCCATCACTGTTTTCAGATCAAGAGTAATTTTAATACAGGCTCCAACTACAGACTAGGGCCTATTTGAAGTACTTCTAAATACTTTAATACGCTGGTCCTCGCACCACTTTTATCTGGATATGACATTGATGGTCACAAAAGCAGTTTAAGTTCTTTTATGTGATTGGTTCTGTACATCTCATATGCTGTCTAACGATTAGGGATCTAAAAGGTTTTCTAGGTGCACATTACTTTAGACAATCTTCCGAAGTAAATTGTGTCATTGTGAGTGACCTAACTGATTCAGCTAGAAGCTGCTTGTTCATTTCTGGATGTTTTGTAAATGCcaggaagtgaagtgaagtgaagtgaagattGCAGCATCTGAGACACTAAACCAGGGTTAACGGGTTTAGCCTTACTTTGTGCATGTGATGTTGACATCATGCATGCATGTTCTAACAGCCTGTGGGATGTTGTGTTTCCTTTCCAGGTGGTGCGTTTGTGCCAGAACCCCAAGGTGGCATTGAAGAACAGCCCACCCTACATCCTGGACCTGCTGCCAGATACCTACCAGCACCTACGTACCATCCTGTCCCGATATGAGGGCAAAATGGAGATCCTTGGGGAAAACGAGTATTTTCGTGTGGTCATGGAGAACTTGACCAACAAGACTAAGCAGACAATGAGCCTTTTTAAGGAGGCCAAGGAGAGGATGTATGAGGAGAACTCCCAGCCCAGGTAGACTTATATTTTGATGAAATATTAATCAGTTTTTGAGGGGAGAAACAGCCAATTTAGTCAGGAGACACCACTGATAAGAGTTGTGAAGCAGTACATTTGTATAACCGACGGATGTAACAGATATTGAGCTAATCACTATTTGCATTAGCCCCATATCTGCAAAATAAGCCCTTAGGGTCATGATTGTATGATACTACCTAAACTGACTGCCTGAAGCTTCCTTTATATTATAAGTCATATGGTCTAAACATGAATTTACTATGGATTAAACATCTTTATAGTGCAGAACCGCAATTAGTATTGATTCTAGATAGGTGATCTCATCTAAATACTAAGAGAAAACCGTTGTAGttgtaaaactgtttaaagtGACTGTTTATCGGACAAGCTCATTTGAATTTTAGTGGTCTAGAGTTTTGGCAGCTGTTCTATTCTTTCAGGTTGACATTATTCTGATAGCAGCATTGTATTGAGATAATTATAGTATAGGTTTGGCATTTAAACAGGCCATCTACCCAccacacatttttatatatacagaGATGGAAAGAATAAGCAGAAAGTAGACCAGCCGCGTGAACTGGAAAATCACTCAAATGTACGATGAAGGCGTGATTAAACTGTTGCAATCAGCTTCACTTCCTCCCTTTCTCAGAAAGCCATAACTAAGCAAATATTCATCCTTCCACTGACGCACTTTTGTCAAGCATTGCTACATACATGCATCAGTGCTCTCTAAGGGGTTTGCAGATTTATCTACACAGTCCTATTAATTGAGCTATAATTTATGTCAGTAGAatggccaaaacattaaaaagtaaatataatacaTTATGGTATGACTTCAGCACCACTataatgtaaatactgtaatagacataaattacatttactacCTCAACAAAAAATTTAAAGACATTATAACTTTGTAAAACTAGAATTTGTAGGTTGGTTTAGATTGTGCTTGTGATGAGATGGTAATGGATAAGCTAAGGCATGCATGTTTGGTGATCAGCTGTCTTCatgaattttaataaataatgaactTATTCTATTCTGAAATAAACTTATTCTGATAACGTCCTGGACGAAACTGTATTGTCTTATgttcgtctctctctctcctctgttactCAGGCGAAACCTTACCAAGCTGTCTCTGATCTTCAGTCACATGCTAGCAGAGCTAAAAGCCATCTTCCCCAATGGCCTATTTCAGGGCGACAACTTCAGGATCACTAAAGCTGATGCTGCTGAATTTTGGAGAAGGTCATTTGGAGACAAGTGAGTTcctattttattattgaacatGATCAAAGATTCTGGTTGCTATTATAACAATGTGTATTAagttaaatacagtttttatttgtgattttaaactTCTTTCACAAGAATCATGTCAATCATCAAATTTTACTTCCCTTCTCAATGAATAGTTTCTGCCTGTGCTTTTgggttttttaaatgtgatgtttagTTAAACCTCTTACTTTCTGCCACCCTCCCACCCACGCAGGACCATAGTGCCATGGAGGACATTTCGTCAGGCTCTTCATGAATTTCACCCTATCAGCTCAGGCCTGGAGGCCATGGCCCTCAAATCCACCATAGACCTCACCTGCAATGACtacatttctgtctttgagTTTGACATCTTCACCAGACTTTTCCAAGTAAGGCGCGTAACAGAAGAGTGCTCTGGAGATGTTATGTAGTTATTAAGTGTAGAAGTGGATTACTACATAAAAACTACACTTTTCTATAAGTTATTCTGCAAATTATGAGCACACCTTAAAAGAAAGTGACAAAAAGTTACATTAGGAGGCTGTTTAAAGAGTTAAGAGGATAAAAAAATTCAGTGTAGtgtaaaagcattttatttttaactgtggATTAATGTTTATGAGCtgacatttatttcattcacacagttttcactttggcTCATTGCTCATTTAGTGAGTCCAACTGAAATCTCTTCTGTGTCGATGCAGAAGTAAACAAGAtgaactgtacacagaaacTGAAGTCTCCTCTGCAGCAGAAGTCGGGGCTTCCTCATTAGTTTTCCGACTGACCAAGAAAGTTTTAACCGACACTGTGCAAAGTTTGGACTTTGAGCCTGTTATTCAGGAACCAAACTGAATGCATCTCCTGCAATCTCTTGATTTAGTAAGCCCACTAGCGGCCTTTGATCATTAATTGATCATTGATCATTGGTGTCGCTAATGTGATGAACCATGCACAACAGTAGTGCTCTGTAGTGTTACTAACCATCAAAACACCACAAAGTAACTTTTATTCCTTCTATTCCATACCTTTTATAagctttgtcattttaaattagcaCTTGACATTCTCAACAAAAATGCTTTGAACTTCACCATGTTTTTAGTTACTATACACTGTCTGGATATCCTGGGGAGAAAAGCTGAACAAAGCCTAAAACCGTTGCTTTCTCTATcttaaacagtgtgttttttttgtctgtgtgtgttgcgcAGCCATGGTCGTCTCTCTTAAGGAACTGGAACAGTCTAGCAGTCACACACCCTGGTTACATGGCTTTTTTAACCTATGATGAGGTCAAAGCCCGACTTCATAGGTTCATCCACAAACCTGGCAGGTGAGAGTTTGACAAACCTGTTGAACCTCATTTACCCAAAATActgaacactgttttttttaaaaaggtttctgCATCAATATTGTGTGTGGGAAACATAAATACTTGGTGCATCTTGATCAAGTCAGATTTCCAGTTGAGCACTTCCACTGTGCACTAAGAttgctgtctctctttttttctttttctttttcagttacATCTTCAGGCTGAGCTGCACTCGGCTGGGCCAGTGGGCAATCGGCTATGTGACAGCTGATGGAAACATCCTGCAGACCATCCCCCATAACAAGCCACTCTTTCAAGCCCTCATTGATGGATACAGAGAGGGATTGTGAGTCCCGATacaacacagtgtcaaagcACCAATTTatatgttttgtcttgtgttttagtttttacagtgCATGCTTCTCCGGAGAGATTAGAACAATCAAAATTGCTGTAATGACACCAGAACGGCTATTTTATTGTCAGCACTGTggtagtgtttgtgttttacatgttgATAGGAAGGATAAAGAAACTGCCATTGCCTGTCCCTAAACCAAACCAGCAGCAAGCCTGTTTATTAACTGTATCTAAAACACTGTATAACTTGCATTAGGCACCAAAGGCCAGAGTCATGGCTGCTGTGTTGCACATAAAAAAGTCAGCACATTTGGTTTTAGCTATTAAGCATTTATTTGTAGTCATGTGTAAGACCAGCATGTGATGTGTGCAGCCATCTAGAGGCCACAGCTGCAGTATTATTCTTTGCTATTGGTGCATGTGTTTAATATGCATGCAACAGTTGTCACTTCACAGATAAGTTACTAAATGTAATGGTGTGTACTGTATTAGTGGCGGGAAGCCCACATCTAGTGGACATGTGAGGGGCTACAGTTTAAATACACTGTACCATTTAGCTGGAACAGGGTTTCTAGatattaaagctgctttaatcGACATTTCAATAATCAactaacaatataaaaaatatagtcATGTGAAAAGAATctattgtaaaaacaaagagaatTATTACCAGCATTTCAGCATCTTTCAactcagtgttttgcttttattctaGGTTTTGTACAATACAGGcctttgtgtaaatgtgtgttgatgtatttttgtgtttctttagctATCTGTTTCCAGATGGTCGTGCACAAAACCCAGACCTAACCGGACTGTGTGAACCTTCCCCCCAGGACCACATCAAAGTTACTCAGGTTTGGCCTTGTTAGTTTCTCATCTGTAAACGAAAGAATCAGACCACAGGAAAGTTGTTTCTAGTACAAAGTGTACATTCAACAGTCACACAGCAAAAGATGCAGAATAAGTAAATTAGTTGTACTCTGAATACAGCTTGATagcataaataaagaaaaacattaacagagataaaaacatttcactgatgaTTAGTAACAGTGTATGAAAACCAGTTagagaatgatgatgatgctatTAATTGTTGACAGTTACAACCTTCAGTATAAACAGCCTATGTCTCCTCACTTTTTCCCCCTGTAGGAGCAGTACGAGTTGTACTGTGAGATGGGCTCCACTTTCCAGCTTTGTAAGATCTGTGCAGAGAACGACAAGGATGTGAAGATTGAGCCCTGCAGACACCTGATGTGTACATCTTGTCTGACTGCCTGGCAGGTGAGGCAGTTTATTTAAATTGCACTTTGCATTAACTTACCTTAAATTTTAACTCTAAAATATTAACTTTTACCACAAATGAATcttgagacacacacaagcagtaTCAACCATGTTTTGACAGTTGCTTAACACTGATGAcaagaaatgaaagaggaagtTATTCTAATTAATTAGTGTTTCTTGACAAGACCGTTACTTCCCGTGTTTATGTATCAGGAGTCAGAGGGTCAAGGCTGCCCATTTTGTCGCTGCGAGATTAAAGGCACAGAGCCCATCGTAGTGGACCCCTTCCACCCGAAGGCCAGCGGAGCATCATTTGCTGGTTTCCAGGTGTCCAGTAGAGCAGAAGCTGCTGGatatgatgaagaagaagatgatcGTCTGGAGGACCAGCACCTTGTCATGAGCAGGCTGGCCTGCTCCAAAGTAAGAGGACCACatgcaaaagttttttttggGTCAGGAagcctcaaacacacagacatcaagTAAACAGAGATTGACCTGATCATAGTCTGCAGAATTCACATGGGATCTTTTTAGTTATTGGTGACTAACTTATCTGTTGTGAAACTCTCTTTATTATATTAGTTTGGTTTATAGTAGTGAAATCAATGCTTATTGTTGGTTCATGCAATAtttctaagtgtgtgtgtgtgtgtgtgtttgagcagaTAGAACGGCCAGCATCTCCAGTGTCCCAGCTGCCTCCAGTGCCACCTCGGCTGGATCTTCTGCAACAGAGACCCCCTAGTTCCCACAGTGCACTGGGCCAGGGAGCCACAGCTAAGgtcagtgagtgagtgtgaacTTAAGTAGATTGATCTCACATTACAGCTGGTTTGATTcccaaaaataaatgtgtgtgtatgtaacatAGAGACCACTCATCAGAATATCTAAGCTGGTGCCAGCCTAACACTTCCAGTGAGAAGTCCTTAGGACAGAAGTCCAAGAATGTGTCAATAAAACCACCATTCACTCCTGACTCCAACCCAGGTGGCAGCTACTCACAGAGACAAGCCTCTACCTCTGCCTCCAGCCCTGAGAGAGTtgccccctcctccccctccgGAGCGTCCCTCCCTGGTTGGCCAGGACTCCAGACTCCAGAGAAGACCCCTCCCCTCCACCCCTGACCAACCTTCCTGGGCTGCCAACTACATGGTCCCACGTCCTGCAACCAAGGCCCCATCAGCCTTGTCCACAGCTCCTCAGAGCAATGGAACCAGTGGAGAGGGAAGCAAACTCCAGTCAGCTACCAATGCTGTCTATTGTCTGGCTGCAAGGTATGGAGCTGTGAATAGACTCATTCAGTTTTCCTGTAATCATGGTAGcacatttagatgttttttttatgatgtcTTCTTGTGTCTTGTAAATAGttctgaaaagaaaaccaaTGAAACAGTTCTGCCACATTTGTGTTGTCTATATGTTGTCAGGTCTCTACCAGCATCAGTGGTGTCAAGTGGGGAGAAGCTGCCACCTGACTGTGACGAGAATGTGTACATGAGTCCAACATCTCTACCAGTATCTGGTACTCCCTGGGTGATAACAGGCTCCTTAGTGCCCCCACCACCGGCTCAGGCAACTCAGACCAATGACATCAGGTGAAGTTGAAAACAAGTGGTTATGTGAGGACCTTTCTGAGGCCTTCTATTGTTCTGATATAGACGTTTCTACCAAGCATCTTAAAGCAGAAAGCACCTGCTCCGAGATTTTCAGAATCAGTACAAgactagattttttttaagagtTTGTTCCTGTCATTCATGTTAATTCAATACCAAGCACAACACAAGAACTACAACACTCAAcccttttgtgttttgtccacCAGGGGGCTCTGGAGCCTTAGTTTTGTTTATCCATAGCTGTTGCACTCACCTCCCTTTTACTTCTTTGCTATTTTTAATCTCCTTAGCATGAAGCAAATACAGTACTTGAGAAGAATGGCTCTAATTTCTCTATGGTGAAGTGGCGACAGAGtctaaaatacagaataatgttattattaaaaaaaatttcaaCCTAATTTCAGCTACAACTCGGGGTCTGGAGATCccttttaacttttttaacagGATTAGATTGTGTGTAAAGGATAACAAATTATAGAACTTGTATAACACTTTTACTCAGTCTGGCCCTTTGTCTCAGCAGTGACGCGACAGACAGTGACTCTGAGGACCCCCAAGTCTACGAGTCCATGTGTAATATCCAGACCCAGGCTGGTTCATCTGATACAGCACAGACCTCTGACCAGGGTAACGGCACACTAAAATATTACAGTCATAATGGAGCCTGTAATACAAGGTCTTGAATACATGTATTCAGTTTGATTGCTTTATGTAATCATATTCATTTTTAAGTAAGGTACTACTGGATGCTAATAACTATTGGAGATACCATTGCCATTGTGCACAGAAAATGTGCATTATACAAATGTACTTATACAAAGACGTATAAGTTCTGTGCTAAGTCATAGGACTGAAGTGTTTGTCGTACACTGACTACATGTAGTCatcattatgtttgtttttcagaccaCCCTCAACCTTTAGCCCCAGCTTCCCAGGACAAGAAGGTAGACACCAGCATGGAGGATGTTTACGAGTATGACTGTCCCAGACCGACAGTCCCTCCAGCCCCCACAAGAAGGATGCTGTCAGATACCTCTGCTTCTCTCAGCACCCTCATTGTGGACAGTGCAGTAGAAGCAAGTATGTATTAATGCCACTcgtaatgtatttttaaaaaaacttctCTCTTGGCattaaaatgcaacaacaaacatgacCAGATCCATAACACCAAAGCTCATTTCCAGCAAATTGGTCACGTTGGTGTGAAAAAATACATCTTGAAAATTTGGTGTAATTTCTTCATAAAACGATTCGTCTAATGAGGACAATAATCTACAATCATCCCTCGATAGATAAAAGCTTAGTTGACCAattacaattaaatacaaatgcaCAGTTTAACATTATTTCTGCTTAATTAACTCGTATCTATTTAACTGTGAATCCAGGTATGTTTGCAGCAAGTGTTGAACCTGAACGCCCCCCCAAACCTCTACCACGGCGAGCAAACTCCGACCGAAGGCCTCGCCCTGTAAACCGCGAACTTCCTGCTCCCCTGCCAGAACTCCCTTGTACCTCCTCTGCcgcctcctcttctcctcctcctcctcctcctcctccttcttcttctgcgGGCCCTGGAAGCCTGGCCCTAAACGGGGAGATTGAATGCTTGATATCCCAAGGCTACTCCATCCAGGACATCCAGAAAGCCCTAATGATCGCCCAGAACAACCTGGAGACGGCCAAGAACATCCTGCGCGAGTTTGTCTCCATTCCCTCCACAGCACACATCGTCACATAGTCACTCCAGTCATGCTCATCCtatctgtgttgtttgtctccACTCTGTGCCATTATCATGGATAGCCTTTACCCAGCAGGGCCACAAGTACTTGCTTAAAGGCTTTACTACGAGGAGTAATGCTGCTTTCACGTCATATCAGAAGATATAACATTGATTAGATGATTATAGCTACACCTTTAGTCATCAAATTAccaaatattattaattataattaattaaaaatgaacatgcTGCAGGACATGTCGCTTTTCGAAGAGGAATcttggcaaaaagaaaaaaaaacaatataattttaattatctTGAACTGCTGTTTTGCCAATGCCAAGTAGTTGACATTGAAGCCTCAGAATCTCTTGTTTACTCATAATCGCCACTTGGAGATCGAGGATTTGGCCCAGCCACAGGAGCAGGGGATGGAAGTGTCAGTTTAAGCAGCAGCTCAGTTTCAGAGGTAGGCGTTAGCTCTGATATGACCTGAATGCAGCATACAGTACACGCAGAATCAAAGCCTTTAAAAATGACCCTGCTGTACTTTGCTGAGGTCAGCTCGTGCTGTGTTTCCCCTCTGTCATTCTCTCATTAACTAAGTGTTGGAGCTACACTGACTTTAATCAGCAGCGGATCGTTGTCTTTGACTCGGTGTCCCATTGCTGGCAGCTGTTCAGTTCAAGTGCTTTACAGGCTTCTTGGCAAATTGTGGCGTACGAATATGTAGCGACATGAGTTTTGTCGGAAATTAGTGATTAACTCCGTGGCGTGTGTGCTCATGctgatgaatgtaaatgttcagTTGCAGTGCAGTATTGCAGGGCTTCGTGTCGTACGCGTCACCGTGGCTCGCTCAGTTTTGATGGTTATTTGACAAGTTGAACGTGACTCCATAGCTCCCACACACTCCTCTCAGCTCCTGGTTCAGTGATGGTTCTATAATGAagtatgtttaatgtttaagtaCTCTCATAACGtgtagtgctgtgtgtggtACTAACAATGGTTGAAATTTGAGAAGTTCATTTTGCCATTTAATTCTATGATTTAGCCACCGCTAAAGATGGTCTGACGCCGAAGGCTGGTTTGTTTAGTAAAAAGGCTTCTGTATACTCTTATAGCTTCTTGATAAGATATGAAATAAGTTTGCTctcatgtatttgtatttttagatcAGCATCATATTTGTACCCAGGTCGGGCTTCACTGGGTTCACTAAGGAATCAACTTGAAGGAATTCTCATTTAGCtctaaagcaaaaaaaaactgaaggtgGTGTGTTGCCATGTGGACTCAGGTACTTGGTAATAAGCCAGGGTTTTATGTAATGAATGAACcaatgctaaaaaaaaacaaaaaacaaaaaaaaaacttaagtGATGATGGTAAAATGTTGGCAGTGTTGTAAACTAGCACTAACTCATTCATTACAGAAACATTCCAGTGCTTAGattttcctgtttcttgttACTTCGCTCACATTAGCTATAACCTGCTTTATTTAACATCTTCAAGTCAGTTGTGCAATGCTTCCTCTAGGTCATTCACTTCCTCTCATTTTAACCTCTGGAGATTTGGTTACAAGAATCTACCTACTATCATACAAATCACAAATCTGCATGGCCATCCCACGAAGCTCCCACATTTCAGTCACTTAGCAGCTCTTAAAAAGAAGCTGAAGACACCAATTCACTGACAGGTGTTCAGCTTTCAAGGCAACTCGCAAGCGACGGCCGTAATGTCAGAAACTCTCTGACTGATTCTCATGAAATGTTGAGCAAACATTCATGGTTCCATGGTTGTTTGTCCAGTACTTGATACTAGGTTTATGACCAAATAGCTGCAAAACTGGCAGTATTCTCATCAGCCGGAGCTGAACTTAATGTTTTTTGATAAGTAAATGTTAAGCATGCCAACACATTAAGCTAATACAGTGAACAGGGTAAACATTATACCAGTGAAACATCAGCCTTGTCACTGTGAGCttattagcatttagctcaagtCACTGTCACAGCTATGTACAAACTCACAGATATGCTAGCAAGGCTGTAGacgtttttttttccaccttatAAGCTGTGGGGAGACCGTCCATCTTATAAGTTCTTATTATCAATAGTCTTTTGTATTAATAATTTAAGGATTTGCTGAGTCACTGAAATGTTCGAGTTTGAGTTGCATCAGGGCTGGTCCTCGATTCAGAGTCTTCAATTGGACTTTCTTCACATTCACTCtccaacaaaatataaatacaaaaagtaaaacttcaACTGAGTAAATTACAGTTGTGGATTTCACTCAGGTGTTTCGATTTCTTTACCACACGGTTCCTCTTATCACCCTGTCAGCGGCACTTGCTGTGTATTAACACAACTAGAAGATCACAGGCACATTTTGgaacaaagatgaaaagaagTCTGAATCATCAAAGTACAGAGTCTGATCTGAGTGTGGGTCCACACCAGTGCAGAATACcaacacagtggcaagaaaaagtaagtgaacacTTTGGAATTACTTGcttttatgtataaatatgttttaaattatggGTAGATCTTCAGtaacatcattttatttctgtcataaAGGTTGATGTTATTTCTAGCAGCTATTATATCAAatggttcacttactttttctgcTTTCCTGTAACTGGGTGTGTCATTAGCTGAAGCACATTGTGTTTAGGAGGAGTATAGACTCAGGTCACATTTTAGGAGCAGTTAATGTGGGAAAACCAGGTTATTCTATaaaggttcacttactttaTCTTGACCCTGGTTCCATATTATTGTGTACATTTAGGAACACTGCCAGAGGCAGACAAACAGGGCTGAGTGTTTCACTTCAACGTTCacatagaaagagaaaaatgacatGTCCCAGTAAACTATTAGATCAATTTCTCCTCTATCTCCCCCAAATAACCTGATTCCTGCActaataatacagtaaatgtgcctTCTGTCAATCACAACCTGCATACGCCAGCAGAGAAACCAAAACAGATCCTCCACATTTACTGCTTAAATGGAAATCTACATGTTTGAATTTTAATTGGagccattttctgtctgtttttctcaaaTATTATTTGGAACGTATCAAGAGTTTGGAGTCAGTTATGTGATATGCAGACATCATCACAGGACATACCAGAAACTCAGAGCCCAGTCAATACTTTAAGTTTTGGGGCCAAAATCAATATTTgagagttaaataaaaacagttgttaTGGCCTTTTCCCAACCAAAATATGCACTAAGCTGGAAATTTTGGTTAAAAAATGAACCTGTTGGCGCTCGCTGTCTAATGGTGACATAGTTTCTAAACATATTTAAtcagaaataaatactgtagcTGGATTCCTCTACTGCAGTTTCTTTTTACTCATTGGCTGTTTGTTACACTAATTCTAGTTTATTTGTCAGGCTGTGTTTGCACAgaactgatttaattttattttttttcttctaaaagTGGGTTTTAAATATGTCAATGTCTGCAGAATCCATTTGGGGCTGACTCCatgctcttaaaaaaaaaaaaaaaaaaagagaagtgtgTCTAATGTCATTAACATACTGTGGATACACTGATGTAAAACTCACACCATGTTGGAACTGTAAAGTGCAGATTGATCACATCCCTGCAGACGAGTCTTGAGATTGTTTGTTTGAATCTGACATCTCAGTTTTCTGTCGTGCTGTGATTCTAAATCGTACAGCTTTAATTGCCCCAAACCAAAAGCATTTCAAAGCAGCAACTTGCCCTTTATATTGCCTCTTGGCTCGCGTTGGTGTACAAAGGATGTGTTTTCAGTCCTTTGGCTCCGTGTTCACTTGATCTCAGTGTTTGAACACTAACAGGGGACCCCCTGACCATGAAAGTGCCGCAACGTGAGGATACACTTGAGGCCAACATCACTGCCAGAGGCACTgctgtctctcacacactttcCCCCCTCAGAGTGGTGGTAAATGGTAAACTCTGCTGGTGTGTTGGCTCAGACCTGCTGGTTAATGATATAGTATATGGTAGAATCATATTAACTAGCCTTTTCAATAGGAACTTGCCTACTAAAAAGTTGtcattgctttttattattgcctgtgtaaatattttatttattgtctttttaataTTCTCCGTGTTCATTTGTTGCCACGTTTTCATGCCTAAGCCATTaagatttttaattaaacagtattttctttAACAACTGATCTGTGCAGTTTGTTCATGGTGACTAAAGCATGTCTTGTGCCCATATTATTTCGAAGACTGATATTTTATAGATGCTTTTTTGCCAAGGAATCAATACGATTATCACTCATACCTattaaatataaagctacagccagcagctgctTAGCATAAAGACATGAACTCCTACCAACTCGTtcttacaaaatacaaaagtgtAGAAACAACAATTTGCTGTTTTCTGAGAATATTTGCTGAAGTAATGATCTTATC is part of the Anabas testudineus chromosome 14, fAnaTes1.2, whole genome shotgun sequence genome and harbors:
- the LOC113169632 gene encoding E3 ubiquitin-protein ligase CBL-like; protein product: MAGNPRRGAGLIGLMKDAFQPHQQPLQPHQPAVVDKKMVEKCWKLMDKVVRLCQNPKVALKNSPPYILDLLPDTYQHLRTILSRYEGKMEILGENEYFRVVMENLTNKTKQTMSLFKEAKERMYEENSQPRRNLTKLSLIFSHMLAELKAIFPNGLFQGDNFRITKADAAEFWRRSFGDKTIVPWRTFRQALHEFHPISSGLEAMALKSTIDLTCNDYISVFEFDIFTRLFQPWSSLLRNWNSLAVTHPGYMAFLTYDEVKARLHRFIHKPGSYIFRLSCTRLGQWAIGYVTADGNILQTIPHNKPLFQALIDGYREGFYLFPDGRAQNPDLTGLCEPSPQDHIKVTQEQYELYCEMGSTFQLCKICAENDKDVKIEPCRHLMCTSCLTAWQESEGQGCPFCRCEIKGTEPIVVDPFHPKASGASFAGFQVSSRAEAAGYDEEEDDRLEDQHLVMSRLACSKIERPASPVSQLPPVPPRLDLLQQRPPSSHSALGQGATAKVAATHRDKPLPLPPALRELPPPPPPERPSLVGQDSRLQRRPLPSTPDQPSWAANYMVPRPATKAPSALSTAPQSNGTSGEGSKLQSATNAVYCLAARSLPASVVSSGEKLPPDCDENVYMSPTSLPVSGTPWVITGSLVPPPPAQATQTNDISDATDSDSEDPQVYESMCNIQTQAGSSDTAQTSDQDHPQPLAPASQDKKVDTSMEDVYEYDCPRPTVPPAPTRRMLSDTSASLSTLIVDSAVEASMFAASVEPERPPKPLPRRANSDRRPRPVNRELPAPLPELPCTSSAASSSPPPPPPPPSSSAGPGSLALNGEIECLISQGYSIQDIQKALMIAQNNLETAKNILREFVSIPSTAHIVT